The following proteins are co-located in the Thiohalobacter sp. genome:
- a CDS encoding protein-disulfide reductase DsbD domain-containing protein, whose protein sequence is MRRLWTSLTLLLALSGLLPAALAQGGLFGDDELLPADEAFAISARVAEGDRVLVTWKVADGYYLYRSRIQFRSDTPGIQLGEPRLPPGKEKHDEFFGDVEIYQKTVTIEIPFTRGPDAGSSLKLTATSQGCAERGVCYPPHRQTITLD, encoded by the coding sequence ATGCGCCGTCTGTGGACTTCCCTCACCCTCCTTCTCGCGCTCTCCGGCCTCCTGCCCGCAGCCCTGGCACAGGGCGGGCTGTTCGGTGACGACGAACTGCTGCCGGCCGACGAGGCCTTCGCGATTTCCGCGCGGGTCGCCGAAGGTGACCGCGTTCTGGTCACCTGGAAGGTCGCGGACGGCTACTATCTCTATCGCAGCCGCATCCAGTTCCGCAGCGACACGCCCGGCATCCAGCTCGGCGAGCCGAGGCTCCCGCCCGGGAAGGAAAAGCACGACGAGTTCTTCGGTGATGTCGAGATCTACCAGAAAACGGTCACCATCGAGATCCCCTTCACCCGCGGCCCGGATGCCGGCAGCAGCCTGAAGCTCACCGCAACTTCGCAGGGCTGCGCCGAACGCGGTGTCTGCTACCCCCCCCACCGGCAGACGATCACCCTTGACC